TCCGTTATCTATGGCCTTCTCTCGACCCCCGAGGCGTAATTTATTGATTATGCTACAGGAAATTGAACTGCGATTTTAGAGTAGAGAAAAGACTAGAAAATTGATGCGTTTTTGATATGGCATCAGCCGCCCTCGCGATATATAAACTAGACCACTTACGAGTTATTTCATCATTTGATTTGAAATCGCAGTTACATAAGAGTTATCTATCTATTGACCTTCAAACAATATGGCACGAACCAAGCAAACCGCTCGCAAATCGACTGGTGGAAAAGCGCCGAGAAAGCAACTAGCAACTAAAGCAGCACGTAAAAGTGCTCCGTCCACTGGAGGAGTAAAGAAGCCACACAGATACAGACCTGGAACAGTAGCTCTTCGTGAAATTCGTCGTTACCAAAAATCTACCGAACTTCTCATCCGAAAACTTCCATTCCAAAGATTGGTCCGAGAGATCGCACAAGATTTCAAAACGGATTTGAGGTTTCAAAGTGCAGCCATAGGAGCTCTTCAAGAAGCAAGTGAAGCTTATCTGGTCGGATTATTTGAAGACACAAATCTCTGCGCTATTCATGCTAAAAGAGTGACCATCATGCCGAAAGACATTCAGTTAGCCAGAAGAATCCGCGGAGAAAGAGCATGATTTTTGAATATGTGTGATATTTATTTTCTCTTCACATTATAGTGGGGTTAATAATAAAGCTTATTTTGCGTGATATGTAAATGTAATTAACCTATTTATCCAGTGTccgttattttttttacttctcGTGACCAACTGCATTTAGTTCGTGCTCTTACTAATAAACCCCAATAACGATAACCGTTCGTAACAAAAGATGTAGTTGAAGCGACGAAATTTACATTCCTGGTTCGTGACATTGTAAACACTGTGAAATATTGATTAAGGAAAGTTCACACGGAGTTAGTTCACGTACAGAGACGTGGATACACCACGGATCTATGCCTTATAAGATTATCAATGATGTGCTCCACGTACATGCAAACATTAAACGAGATTCTTGTAGTCGAAGGGCGTTTTTCACTATTTGCTAGATAG
The genomic region above belongs to Styela clava chromosome 13, kaStyClav1.hap1.2, whole genome shotgun sequence and contains:
- the LOC120332323 gene encoding histone H3.3A — its product is MARTKQTARKSTGGKAPRKQLATKAARKSAPSTGGVKKPHRYRPGTVALREIRRYQKSTELLIRKLPFQRLVREIAQDFKTDLRFQSAAIGALQEASEAYLVGLFEDTNLCAIHAKRVTIMPKDIQLARRIRGERA